The genomic stretch TTATTTACGTTTGAATTTTCATATTTCGTTGTAAGCTACGATAATTAGTGGTACAGTTTGTCTTTCGTTTCCCCCGTTTAACATGTTTTCTCAGACGCCATTCTagaaataaaacagcagaaataaGACAGTGGTGGAGACCTCGCGTTTCTCTAGCCGTGCAGCGTACACGGTCCAAAGCCAAACATGAAAACTAAACCGATTTATGAATAAATATCGCTATATTGAATGGCGTCATACATATCGTGCGATTTCGTAGTTATGCATAATCTTAATACAATGAATGTATGATCAGTGTTAGGCTCCTTTAGGTCAGAATAGCGATTTAGATGAGAAAGTGTGAATGGCGGCTCTTTTGTCTGGGCACGCTGAGCGGGATGCGAGCAGCTAAATCTGGGCACATTTTAAATGGCATGTACATGCATACCAGCTGGTATTAGCCTTAGGTATGGTTTACACCTTTCAGCCGTTCAGGTTTTCGTCCTGCTATCATTTCGTATCGCTGAATGGAGAATAATATTTGTATAAAGtgataaataaatgcaatgtaaaGGGGGTGGATAGTGCTAGATTGCCCCCACTTGTTTTTGGCTGTGAATCAAAACTTAGTGAACTGTCTAGCTGGACAGCATTTAGCAAGACAGCGTTTTcgtttcttatttaaaaaaaaaaaaatatatatatatatatatatatatatatatatatatatatatatatatatatatatgcttattgattttcttgttcttcttcttctAGACATACCAATGTATCCCATTCTCCTATTATGGTAGAAAATATTAATGCATTGGTCTTTGTCAGTAACCCAAGTAATACGTCTTTGCCAGTGACGTGACGCATTTTTTGTGTCTGGAACTTAAgttattaaaaaatgcaaaacaattacttgaatgcaCATTTACTATGATGAACGTGTCTTTCTCTGTTCAAAGTCATTATACAGTtatttctggggcttaaagtaaaaaaaaaagaaattggtgTAACCGTCCACATTTtagaaataatacaattaaagtcTCTTTTAAAGCTGaacattttgaaaaaagaatgTTGATAAGATGCTGGCATGAGTAGTTTGATTTTTCGAAATCaattttaatgttaatgaatacattgTGCACACTTgtgtgtatttaaagggatagtttacccaaaaattaaatttcccTCATCtgctcacccacatgccatcccagatgtgtatacagttgtgctcaaaagtttgcgtacccttggagaatttgtaatgtatgtaccatttttaaagaaaacatgagtgagcaggcaaaacacatttcatttctTTCAAGTCAATAAACCATTTGGTAGAAAACGCtacagatgttttttaaaaatgtttgaaatcgAGAGAGAAAtgttacatttctatgaacttgatgtttaaaactagattttcttttttcttgggcAACCTTAGTTTGTCAACAACCCATTTACATCTAGGTAGTTGGCAGACAGTGAAATGATATCTTGGCTTCTCTTGACATTGTTATCCCTCGCTTGTTACACCAAAAGTAATAATGGCTGAAAACGATGTTGACAACGAACTGTTGGACTACGAGGAGGATGAGGAGCCACAGACGGTCGCAGACAGTGCCGTTCCAGCCAGCAAGAAGGAGGTTAAAGGCTCCTACGTCTCCATTCACAGCTCCGGCTTCCGTGATTTCCTGCTGAAACCAGAGCTGCTCCGTGCCATCGTTGACTGTGGCTTCGAACATCCTTCTGAGGGTGAGGATTTATTAGGTGTAATGGTTTAGAGAATATGCTGCCATGTgttgcatttaaaatattcagttaatCCATTATATATGAATCACGTATTTCTTTAAAATGGCTTTGATTTAAAAGGTATGATTGACCTAGACCATTTGATTTAGTGTGTTTAACAAATATATACCACAACTCAATGTCATAGTGTTTCTCGAATCTGCTTTAAAATCAGACCTTATACttggcacaaaaaaaaataaaaaaatatttgattttatgAACATGTTTTTGGTCttgatttcatgactgtgtaTGTATATTTCCTCAGTCCAACATGAATGCATTCCACAAGCCATCCTGGGCATGGACATCCTGTGCCAGGCAAAGTCTGGTATGGGAAAAACTGCAGTATTTGTGCTTGCCACTCTCCAACAGATTGAGCCAGTAGATGGGCAGGTGCGTGTAGTAATCTAGACAATACACTTTCAAACTCACTcatattgttttgtcatttgGAACACTCTTTAAACCAGTGATTTATATCAAGTTTTGCGAAAGGGGGAAAATGCACACATCCAATACTTCTACAACAGGTGCCGGATCAAGGCAAAAAGCATTGAAATAAAACTGAAGTAGATCCGCACACTTTTACTTTTCCCTTTTATTAATTAAGAAACAACAGCAATGTTTCGATCTGAATGATCTTCATCAGGCCTGACGGAGATCATTCGGATCGAAacgttgctgttgtttttaaaataatatcagGCCTGACGGAGATCATTCAGATCGaaattttgctgttgtttttagaTGAATGTAAGGGTATAGTAAAACAGTGTGCAGATCTACTTCAGTTATATTTTAGGTTTTGTCAAGGAAATTTGGGAGTAGTAAGAGCTTTGCTAGATTAGATGATATGGAACTTCTTGTCCCCAAAGATTCTGGGTTGAGGCACTTAcagaggaagtgaatggggccaatttgtaaacattaaaatatttagagtttcaaaaatatagcttacaagatgtaaacaatatgcattgttaacatgatttttgtgtgataaattcacttcctaacattttctgtgtaaagttatttctaattttacaactttgttgccatgacaaagtagaccctaaaacaactgtaaaaactgcaaattattattataattattattattattttaactttaaagctcaaataatgcattttaacagaagaattaatgcaagtgctttcataaaattataagcttcacatttctgcctttttaaacccttcaaaaattggccccattcactgccattgtaagtgcttttaaagaaaaggaggtaagTCAATTTGTTTCtcgtggtaattaacattatgccacaaatgctgtcaattaagcttagcttgttttgaatctggaatattcctgttTAAGGGTTTTCATTTACAAGCACAAACAGCTGTTGGCTATGACTCATCTTTATGTAGGTCCATGCAGCTTTTTCTAATCCTGTTGCTGACTGTTACCCTGAATGCAGATAGGACTAGTATTTGCCCTTGCTGTTGTTAGTGATGGGGAAAGTCAACCATTCTCTTCTCAACAGGTCTCTGTGTTAGTTATGTGCCACACACGTGAACTGGCTTTCCAGATCAGTAAAGAGTACGAGCGCTTCTCCAAATACATGTCCAATGTTAAGTGCGCTGTCTTCTTCGGTGGCTTATCCATAAAGAAGGATGAGGAAGTTTTGAAGAAGAACTGCCCTCACATCGTGGTGGGAACACCAGGGAGGATCCTTGCTCTCATTCGCAACAAAACCCTCAACCTCAAAAATGTCAAACACTTTGTTTTGGATGAGTGTGACAAGATGCTGGAGCAGCTAGGTGGGTTTCATTTGGTTTTCAGGTTGCTTTATggtttggaggtgtctgtcatgttGCTCAAGAGAAATACAAAATTTTTGTATCGAGCTGGTTAACTGAAAATTACTTTTGCTTTCGTGTGATGCtgcattagggctgggcgacGTATctaatattaatgatataattgatataataatgatataatataatcgtgattatcgcaatgattttaatgtgcttttgtttcataaagagcgcatcagtagtcTTAATTTCACGATCTTTCAGGGCTgcgcaattaatcaaaataacatcaaaatggtgagttgttcatatgtgattattaatccacagaAGGctttgatttaaagacagataaatgtctgtgtgtgattcagaacaaaccagtgacGCGCTGAACTGTGTGCACGCGCATTGCGGCGCTCTTacatcagttcacgtgcattgtgaaatcaaagtaatgcaaatTCAAGCGGTCGCGcatttccaaacattagtaacagttacaagttattatacaaatctacaaacgcggcattgtataacagaaaaggagatgattACAGCCTTTCAGGAAAttcagaacattgtaaactgtcaaatacaaatTGCCTTTTCTGTTTCACAGTGGGAGAATTCCAATCAAaaatgatcatccctatgccttaCTCACTATgaaagacagagctcttgatgtgagcactctgaagggagcatggcatcacagtttaaatgtagccttcactaaaagtcttgtgaaaaGGCCCTTTGTGAAATaattaactttctttcttttgtttggaacaacctttcgagtggtgtcccctttccgaagtgcccttcaagggtgcataAGTGCTAAAGCTTCTTGTGAATTTGAAGTAAATACCACAGCACTttcgtgtcaaaataaaagccccaggtggaggtgaagtaaacaggacagaaatgtattttgtataaCGCAAGTCTAAtattcagaataataatgataattcggcataatattataataataaaacctgacatgtcccacagtaataatttagtactatgcaatgttcaactggggtttcaaaaataagtcagtgcaGTAGCTTTGCactccttgttcattcacaaaaatgtattggtaaaaacatttgaaggatattttaaataatgctttttattaagctactatgtatcattttaaatgaaatataaagttCATATCACTGAGatttattgaatttcattctccctcatgtttatttaatgaaaaacaaattatttttaaatagatttttatttaatgtctttattgaatCGACTTGGCTGCAAttgctgtttggatgaaatgatggttcctctgattaaaaaaagaacaacttttgagccattttagagcaaatacataattattgagatGTATTGAATATCATCactaggctgaaaaatattgagatataatttaagacatatcgcccagccctatgctGCATCCATGCAGATAAGTGACATTATTAGTCCAAGGTGATCTTCTActgatactgtagaaagactggtATCGTAACCTTCAAGTTTAGTACAGATTTTGtaccaaagtaccagtacttttgcaATTCTTACTAATTTATCATTCAAACAAGCCCTACACAGGCCATTTTTATTAGAGAGTTATTGATGTAGGTGATTCTTTTAAATATTCAGTGCAAGCCTGTTGAATTCCATGAACATATTCAATGAAAATATTGAATGTATGCTAGAAgtctaactgtgtgtgtgtgtgtgtgttagatatGAGGCGGGATGTCCAGGATATCTTCAGACTGACTCCTCATGAGAAGCAGTGCATGATGTTCAGCGCCACACTGAGCAAAGAGATCAGACCAGTCTGTCGCAAGTTCATGCAAGATGTGAGTACCCCTGCTGTTCTTTCTGTCATTTATAAAACAttgtgggctctattttcatgaccacGCTATGTGCAGCAACAACTGCACTACGTGttatccaattttcgtgccagcgcaaaacacaagtgggtgggagtgtttgcgctatctgtgggtgtatgtgcacaaactgtgcatgtattgtatgttaatgaaatggcataaagcgcaatttgctattttcctgggAAATAAGTAATTGCGCTAAGACACTGAGAACCATGTCTCATCTCggcgcaaagtctaaaatcagttcctgaatttgcagtttggggattccatcAGCAGATGATTATCAAAGAGCTATCGATCACTTAATATTAGTAATGATTATTGAGTCAGtggtaataatgataataataataataaagtttattttgtatagccTCTAAGCACAAAGatgctgtacagaaattaaatgaagcattaaacagagaaacgtataacaaatatacattacaaaacaatggaCAATGGGAAAGAAGCACAGGCCCTGTCCTAATATCCACACTTGCGGTTTTTGACTTGCCTAATTACCCACTTGTCTTACATATTTTTCGGTGTTTGGCCACCGTGTGCAAGCAGACCTGAAGACTACgtgtatgtgtatgacttttgtttgCACGTTGGGACACTCGTAGACTTGATGTTGGTCgcggtgtgtgtgaatgtgtgtgtgtgtgtgtatgtatatgtgtatatatataatttatgagacctatttaaaatacttaatctattccaaatctgaattccactgaaaaggggcatttatctgcgacgtgctcgccttgcattatgatcattgtacattaaatatagaacatgacacgcattcactgaatcaaagttagcgaatatttaacaggcatatttattgaaaacaattgaatagtgcaggaccaacaGAGCAACCCAGGCTGTTCTTAACGGAATTCACCACGTAAAAGTTAACTTATtaattacttaacatattaatACAGTAAGGagattgttgaaaataattaacaggtagactaagccaaatctacaagaGAAAAGAAAGTGCCCTGAAAAGTTGCGACTTATTCACAATGTGCAGTCGTgaattgatctaatatgacagctgttctgtaAAGAATGTTAActaataacagttacgatgtaaaacaaaaaaaatgtagccATAGGATAGAAAAATAGGCCTgcaatgtagcctacaataaaccttatgtattctaaacatgacgtgcacacagaataaaagatagtttaacctgttattagggttgcagcggtataccggtttcgcggtataccacggtatgaaaattgacggttatcatactttgtacatttgcttatctacggtattgagaaaacaAATGCAGCCGGACTGAGAATCTCACCTGTGCGTGCACATATCCTTTCCTCCTcgtctgcctgtcagactcgtcaacttgcgccacacacgtgcagcagagaaaatgtcagaagcgaagcgagggggtctgacataagtgagtatgtgtgagttaaagcagtgtttctcaactggtggtttGCAGGTCTGTTTggactgggtcgtggacagcagggaaagaacaatgccatggttctcccattgaagatattttggcAGATTTAAtgaatctcgcaatcagctaaaagcttctcatctgcactttcacacGAGTGTAACgagctcgcgatcatgatctcTGGCGCGCGCGTGCAacaaccaggcttccctcgatattgcagagcgcagacctcaaaactgatgtgaccaatttcaattcaagtgagacttttctagtttaaagcattacaaaggaagtcaagtcgaacctctcaaacagtaggcagccctgacatgccaaacagcactgaggaggaaaagagcaacactgttatgcgctaatttttttttattacatacaTAATTATCTTTACAAAATTGATTCACGataaaaataacttattttgaattttttttttatagtttcgtatgaaataatctaaaggtagaatttattagacctcattttatatcaacagtggcagttgtagttaaagtttcaagatgtgtttcagctagtacttattttttcataaataatataatttgttattattattattattattactgttattcaagactagctacactgaccgaaccatggtaatgaggagcctttcctcctgtgtaatatgtattttctgtttgaaattaggaaatcAACAGGATAATAATGGgatcatataagtaaatatgcttttacatttttaaaagcggGGAGAGAAAGCTttctgtcgcttttgttgttgacatcaacaacaaaaatgtcacttgatgcatgtccttgtacttgaaaaccatgaataaaactatgcaacataaaaggaaatgtgacccaggatacattaaatacaggttacatttTAACTCtggtgggttgccacttgatttccaatgtgaaatctgggtcctgaagcaaaaccagttgagaaccactgagttaaaggtacagctgtcgcgcacctacagtatatgttaattgtcaataatcataggacattactttaaaagctcacacagctggtgttatttttcatttagtagttaatttaacatgctatgctaacatgtaaactaacatgctttagttatataacatgttataggtGCATGCTATTTCTTCAtgtttattataattctgttagttattttattttcaaaagggagacattttttttttacacacacttcaataataaaacaaatggtttcaagtttaaattataatcgtttgttcaaccaaaaaaaaaaaaaaaaacctcctttaagggtcattgtaactaataataattgtgtaataccgtataccgtgaaaccatattttctgagactgttatcgtaccgtgaaaatctcataccgttgcaaccctacccGTTATGCAGTCGGCACCtcgtgaaatttttttttttctaggctacttaaaagCATAAATTgtttgagcaaaattaacacgtcgacatggtcagGTGAAAGACTGCACTTAATTCACCTGAAgcggctatcctgcgcttgaaaaagcttgcacagcagaaaaataacgtacaggcatgcacagatgtaacgaagactcaaatgtgaaaacatgctTAGGGACttacaaatgtttggaaatccgattcccgcaccaccaccgaagtgatttcataactactttgctgagtttgcttgtctagcgccGCGAGTGAGAAAGGGAAGCACGTGCAgtctgaggtgaaattaaactttgtatctgctccagatatcatctttataaaataatatttgtattattaattcgatttaaaatgtgtaacatttatATGATTTAAGCACAGCCTATGTAAGCCAaaagtaaatgtgtaaaaatctagTCGACAAGTCTCGCACATGCCTAGTAGCGACAGCTGTTTTTGTAGTTTTGCTTTCAGAAGACTGATTGTTGTTGGTTGTGGagactgttatagcctacttaaaacaATACACTGAATAGTttacccatcttttcatttatCATTACACTACTGGTTGTAAGTTtgtaagtacatttttttttttacttttgattttcaGTACTTTGCACGTTAATAcgtttaactgtaaaattgcgtcatccataaatgctgtaaaatatggAAGCCATTTCTTTCTACTATGTTCCTTGGTACACTGCaaaaacttaaattaattctacaaacctgtgtgatccattaGTAGCTATTAAGTAccacaaaccatttaaattatatgctttggcttttcatttatatacagttgaagtcagaacacATACacttttacatacaccttagcccaatacattcaaactcagtttttcacaattcctgacatttagtcCTAGAAAACATTGTCTTGGGTCAGTTGGGATCacctactttaagaatgtgaaatgaacGAATATACTAGAGAGAAtgatttttcagcttttatttctttcatcacattcccagtgggtcagaagtttacatacactttgttagtatttggtagcgttgcctttaaattgtttaacctggttcaaatgttttgggtagccttctacaagcttttTGCTTGCtgcaattttggcccattcctccagacagaactggtgtaactgagtcaggtttggagGCCTcattgcttgcacatgctttttcggttctgcccacaaattttctgttggattgaggtcagggctttgtgatggccactccaataccttgactttgttgtccttaagccattttgccacaactttggaggtatgcttgggggtcattgtccattttgaagacccatttgcaaccgagctttaacttcatggctgaagtcttgatgttgcttcaatatatccagataattttccttcctcatgataccatctaaactcagcaaaaaaaataaacgtcttctcactttcaactgcttttattttcagcaaacttaacatgtgtaaatatttgtatgaacataaaaagattcaacaactaagacataaactgaacaagtttcacagacatgtgacttaacagaaatggaataatgtgtccctgaacaaagcaggggggtcaaaatcaaaagtaacagtcagtatctggtgtggtcaccagctgcattaagtactgcagtgcatctcctcctcatggactgcaccagatttgccagtttttgctgtgagatgttaccccaatcttccaccaaggcacttgcaagttcccgtacatttctggggggaatgaccctagccctcaccctccgatccaacaggtcccagacgtgctcaatgggattgagatccggtcTCTtagctggccatggcagaacactgacattcctgtcttacaggaaatcatgcacagaacaagcagtatggctggtggcattgtcatgctggtgGGTCATAtgaggatgagcctgcaggaagggtaccacatgagggaggaggatgtcttccctgtaacgcacagcgttgagattgcctacaATGACAATAAGCTGaggtccgatgatgctgtgacacaccgccccagaccattacggaccctccacctccaaatcgatcccgctccagagtacaggcctcggtgtaacgctcattccttcgacgataaacgtgagtccgaccatcacccctgctgAGACCGaaccacgactcatcagtgaagagcactttttggcagtcctgtctggtccactGAAggttgggtttgtgcccataggcaacgttgttgccggtgatgtctggtaaggacctgccttacaacaggccacAAACCCtatgtccagcctctctcagcctattgcagacagtatGAGCActgattgtgcgttcctggtgaaactcgggctgttgttgttgccatcctgtacctgtcccgcaggtgtgatattttgaTGTACCAATTCTGTGCAGgcgttgttacacatggtctgccactgcgaggacgaccAGCTTTTCCTccttgtctccctgtagcgctgtcttaggcgtctcacagtatggacattgcgatttattgccctggccacatttgcagtcctcatgtctccatgaagcatgcctaaggcacattcacgcagatgagcagggaccctgggcatctttctttttggtgtttttcagagtcagtagaaaggtctctttagtgtcctaagtttttataactgtgaccttaattgcctaccgtctgtaagttgttagtgtcttaacaactgttccacatgtgcatgttcattaattgtttatggttcattgaacaagcatggaaaacattgtttaaaccctttacaataaagatctgtaaagttttggatttttcacaattctttaaaatacagtgtcctgaaaaggggactttttgctgagtttttgtaaagtgcaccagtccctcctgcagcaaagcaccccctcaacatgatgctgccacccccatgcttcatggttgggatggtgttctttggcttgcaagcctcaccctttttccttcaaacataacgatggtcattatggacaaaaaGTTCAATTTGTATCATCAGACTACATCCCACATCAAAATTTAATTGCAAGGTGATAGACCTATATTCATATTATTTCGAgtgcttgttttaaaaaaaaaaaagacacatcatTCTTATACAGTTGTTGTTTGAGCCATattaatattgtcattatttaatTAGCGTACAAATTAAGATTAGGCTATTTCTAGTCTATGACTGACATTGATTCttctaatttttttcccccactaaCATTAATGTATGGGCCACAAGAGAAATAAGAAAATTAAGATGGTTGATATACCGTTATCAGCATATGTTGAGGTAGATTCTGCTGTTCCTGCGCTTTGCGGAGCTCTCGTCGTCTCTGCCAGCTGTGAGAGAATGCGCAGTTAATGCAGCGACAGATGCCAAAAGCTCAGTCAGTTTTTGCTTTCTCCTTCCGTAGTGAATAATTGACTGCCACATTCAAGTTATGGCCAAAGCAGTTTAGCCATGGCCGTTTGAGCCCTCGTATGGCCGCAACAATATTGGCCCCGTTGTCAGTAGTGATGCATGAAATTTTACTCTTCTATGTCCCGATCATGCATGACCTCTGTCAGCCCCTCAGCCAGTACCTCTGTGTGTGGTTCTTTGGGATGAATGTTGTTTTGAGACATTTTGCCTCCAGTTTCCAGTCCTATAATATGTGATATCCACGGGCTCGACTTTTGCATCTGGTTTAAAACCAAGATATTGCCAAATAGGTGACGTGACATTTTTCTTTATCACCAGCTCCATCTTTGCTCGCAAAATGATGGACAACGATTCTTATTTTCCACGCGTCATTTCCCGTGataataaaagtaaattaaataataatgagtAGATAAATGAGGAAATAAGTAAACTATTGCCCCGCCCCCCATGTGATAATTGACGATCTGACTATGGAGAAGATCGCCCAACACTTGGTGCCGCGTGCACTTAAATATCCAGACCGCAAGTGTGGGAGTTGGGACAGGGCAAAAGTAGTTGAGACAACTGCGAGCAGGACGAGAGCCAACAGTCCCAGAGAGACTGAGATCATACAACACATACATCGCGGTCCGGAGCAGGGGATGCAtttcatacagtccatttacaaaACCACATTCTTATGAataggctgtcttcatttatatcaacTTTACCTGACATGAAATagaatatataataggatgccaatggtgcaataaccagagaagaaccccAGAATTATATTGCACtcgacc from Myxocyprinus asiaticus isolate MX2 ecotype Aquarium Trade chromosome 7, UBuf_Myxa_2, whole genome shotgun sequence encodes the following:
- the LOC127443614 gene encoding ATP-dependent RNA helicase DDX39A-like; this encodes MAENDVDNELLDYEEDEEPQTVADSAVPASKKEVKGSYVSIHSSGFRDFLLKPELLRAIVDCGFEHPSEVQHECIPQAILGMDILCQAKSGMGKTAVFVLATLQQIEPVDGQVSVLVMCHTRELAFQISKEYERFSKYMSNVKCAVFFGGLSIKKDEEVLKKNCPHIVVGTPGRILALIRNKTLNLKNVKHFVLDECDKMLEQLDMRRDVQDIFRLTPHEKQCMMFSATLSKEIRPVCRKFMQDPMEVFVDDETKLTLHGLQQYYVKLKDSEKNRKLFDLLDVLEFNQVVIFVKSVPRCVALSQLLVEQNFPAIAIHRGMAQEERLSRYQQFKDFQRRILVATNLFGRGMDIERVNIVFNYDMPEDSDTYLHRVARAGRFGTKGLAVTFVSDETDAKTLNDVQDRFEVNVAELPEEIDISTYIEQSR